One window from the genome of Paraclostridium sordellii encodes:
- the rplP gene encoding 50S ribosomal protein L16: MLMPKRVKRRRVHRGSLAGKAHKGNKVTYGEFGLVALEPSWITSNQIEAARIAMTRYIKRGGKVWIKIFPHKPVTRKPAETRMGAGKGSPEYWVAVVKPGRVMFELAGVSEDKAREAMRLAMHKLPVKCKFVKREDLEVKGGE; the protein is encoded by the coding sequence ATGTTAATGCCAAAAAGAGTAAAACGTCGTAGAGTACACAGAGGTAGCTTAGCTGGAAAAGCTCATAAAGGTAACAAAGTTACTTATGGAGAGTTCGGTTTAGTTGCTTTAGAGCCATCTTGGATAACTTCTAACCAAATAGAAGCTGCCAGAATAGCTATGACTAGATATATAAAAAGAGGGGGAAAAGTTTGGATAAAGATATTCCCTCACAAACCAGTAACAAGAAAACCTGCAGAAACTCGTATGGGTGCTGGTAAAGGTTCACCAGAATACTGGGTAGCAGTAGTAAAACCAGGAAGAGTAATGTTCGAATTAGCAGGTGTTTCTGAAGATAAAGCTAGAGAAGCAATGAGACTTGCGATGCATAAACTTCCAGTTAAATGTAAGTTTGTGAAACGTGAAGATTTAGAAGTAAAGGGTGGTGAATAG